Proteins encoded within one genomic window of Rhinoderma darwinii isolate aRhiDar2 chromosome 5, aRhiDar2.hap1, whole genome shotgun sequence:
- the LOC142651849 gene encoding uncharacterized protein LOC142651849 yields the protein MNVHSRSPDARFAVAFSRGTQRQASLEAEKVQQQASLDLERARLEATLAKLTIEKEAAAAIAEAEVLEAAAYPDSEHSRHSNVLGLEQDPKDALQRTSEYVLQHSISNSQTAQETKEIIREPSQTHQTLRQEADLRPQFCKQENDTAQVNFPAHQRTQPPFQYTGSFFTPKRYGTGEPEAETPNRYDHTPHSHHGNVPPTCLSTNQATIDFAKFFAQRELVTKGLVKFSDNPENSRAWRSSLQNVIRDLDLSCREELDLLVKWLGNESAEHAKRIRAININYPETGLKMIWDRLDECYGSAEVIESALFKRIDDFPKIASKGYQKLRELSDLLMELEVAKAEGDLLGLAFLDTARGVNPIIQKLPYNLQEKWVTHGSRYKQIHNVPFPPFSVFVEFITQQARIRNDPSFDLTLSCATPSGFKQHKTPVAVHKTNVSLKGYPYRSSSSSHQEDRFQDPSKQCPLHKKPHSLLKCRAFREKSMEDRNFLLRENKICYKCCLATSHFAKDCKVSVKCTECDSTDHNTALHPGPPPWTHAVSAQEQGGEEMNTDTETPAVTSQCTEVCKGLIGGRSCSKICLVRVYPTGHKDKAIKVYAILDDQSNKSLARSTFFEIFKIKRTQLSLLPKDLCWHC from the coding sequence ATGAATGTCCACAGcaggagccccgacgcgcgtttcgcggtagctttttcaaggggtacacaACGACAAGCATCCTTGGAAGCAGAGAAAGTGCAACAACAAGCCTCGCTAGACCTGGAAAGGGCGCGCCTGGAAGCGACACTTGCAAAGCTCACCATTGAAAAGGAAGCAGCAGCTGCCATAGCTGAAGCAGAAGTCTTAGAAGCAGCCGCATACCCTGACAGTGAGCACAGCAGACATAGCAATGTGCTAGGCCTAGAACAGGATCCCAAAGATGCACTACAGCGCACTTCAGAATATGTCCTTCAACACTCCATCAGTAACTCTCAGACTGCACAAGAAACAAAAGAGATCATCAGAGAGCCAAGTCAAACACACCAGACCTTGCGTCAGGAAGCTGACCTCAGACCACAGTTCTGCAAGCAAGAGAATGACACAGCTCAAGTCAACTTCCCTGCTCACCAAAGAACCCAACCTCCATTCCAGTATACAGGAAGTTTCTTCACCCCAAAACGGTATGGCACGGGCGAGCCTGAAGCAGAGACTCCTAACAGGTATGACCACACACCACACTCTCACCATGGCAATGTTCCGCCAACCTGTCTCAGTACTAACCAAGCCACAATAGACTTTGCTAAGTTCTTTGCTCAACGTGAGCTGGTCACCAAGGGACTTGTAAAGTTTAGCGATAATCCTGAGAACTCTAGAGCTTGGCGATCCTCTTTACAGAATGTTATCAGAGACTTAGACTTGTCATGCAGAGAAGAGCTAGATCTCCTAGTGAAATGGCTTGGAAATGAATCTGCTGAGCATGCTAAGAGGATCAGGGCCATCAACATAAACTACCCAGAAACAGGTCTTAAGATGATCTGGGACAGACTTGATGAGTGTTATGGCTCGGCAGAGGTGATAGAAAGTGCATTATTCAAAAGAATTGATGACTTCCCTAAAATAGCTAGTAAGGGCTACCAAAAACTTAGGGAACTTAGTGACCTTTTAATGGAACTAGAGGTCGCCAAGGCAGAAGGAGATTTATTGGGACTTGCATTCCTTGACACAGCCAGAGGTGTCAACCCTATAATCCAAAAACTTCCCTACAACCTGCAGGAGAAGTGGGTCACACATGGCTCTAGGTACAAGCAAATTCACAACGTACCATTCCCTCCTTTCAGTGTGTTTGTGGAATTTATTACACAGCAAGCAAGAATTAGGAATGATCCTAGCTTCGATCTTACACTATCCTGTGCCACTCCTTCTGGTTTCAAGCAGCATAAAACACCAGTGGCAGTTCACAAAACTAATGTTTCTCTTAAAGGTTATCCCTACAGGTCTTCAAGCTCCTCTCACCAAGAGGACAGATTCCAGGATCCCAGTAAGCAGTGTCCCCTGCACAAGAAGCCACATTCCCTACTGAAATGCAGAGCCTTCAGGGAGAAGTCCATGGAGGACCGCAATTTCTTGCTCAGAGAAAACAAGATATGCTACAAATGCTGCTTAGCGACATCACATTTCGCCAAGGACTGTAAGGTCAGTGTAAAATGTACAGAATGTGACAGCACAGATCACAACACAGCTTTACACCCTGGGCCACCACCATGGACACATGCAGTAAGTGCCCAGGAGCAGGGCGGAGAGGAAATGAACACTGATACAGAGACACCAGCAGTTACTTCTCAATGTACTGAGGTCTGCAAAGGACTTATAGGTGGCAGGTCCTGTTCAAAAATCTGCCTAGTCAGAGTTTACCCAACAGGCCACAAAGACAAAGCTATTAAAGTCTATGCAATTCTCGATGACCAGAGTAACAAGTCTCTAGCCAGATCTACCTTCTTTGAAATTTTCAAAATTAAAAGGACCCAGCTCTCCCTACTCCCTAAAGACTTGTGCTGGCACTGTTGA